One segment of Drosophila ananassae strain 14024-0371.13 chromosome 3R, ASM1763931v2, whole genome shotgun sequence DNA contains the following:
- the LOC6497245 gene encoding uncharacterized protein LOC6497245 isoform X1 codes for MASLQQKRPSISNWFSSLRRQPKNKKNPILGGSGSFGSKQQLQRSCIDLSSNVVASGGVGVGVGIGFSVAGSPGSRRSNSTFYINPLNASSADAKEDRRRLVEDASSSGSSLSSVCTRCFCNLLPGKSESSKTPTPLATPKVAVKPPAKPRSPSLAPYTSVATYKITNLSPDSPPPASPTLSTETVSCSDVRQKVIDVQRQPCQDEPNAELVTKRIEYTNTTTTTTTRTLIVTRPVELLLNEKGEIIAKRPARTTRSNSLGCMLDVDTSEGVDNHGLQLETDPSSGFSSPLTPDAGDLRFIDDSSNSQSESERNSISHNNNNNNDDETNNKNRNGKRNSGQQSNLCESCRTLLERNRSNAEQSGNVVILRRPGKQIKDELCEVVSEMEALDVPEDCKHSNKDKQMSIGRKKFNMDPKKGIEYLVENRLLRHDPQDVAHFLYKGEGLNKTAIGDYLGEKNDFNEDVLKAFVALHDFTNLILVQALRQFLWSFRLPGEAQKIDRMMECFAQRYCQLNPDIFTNTDTCYVLSFAIIMLNTSLHNPSVKDKPTVEQFISMNRGINNGGDLPRGLLESLYESIRTEPFKIPQDDGNDLMHTFFNPDKEGWLWKQGGRYKSWKRRWFILNDNCLYYFEYTTDKEPRGIIPLENISVREIHDRSKPHCFELFATGGADIIKACKTDSEGKVVEGKHTVYRMSAATEEDQQEWIKRLTQSISHNPFYDILVQRKKKALSKS; via the exons ATGGCCTCCCTTCAGCAGAAGCGCCCCAGCATCAGCAACTGGTTCTCCTCGCTGCGCCGTCAGCccaaaaacaagaagaacCCTATTTTGGGTGGAAGTGGCAGCTTCGGCAGCAAACAGCAGTTGCAGAGGAGCTGCATCGACCTCTCCTCGAATGTGGTGGCCAGtgggggagtgggagtgggcgTGGGTATTGGCTTCTCGGTGGCCGGCTCCCCGGGCAGTCGGCGGAGCAACAGCACCTTCTACATCAATCCCTTGAATGCCTCCTCGGCGGACGCGAAGGAGGACCGACGCCGCCTCGTGGAGGATGCCAGCAGTAGTGGTAGTAGCTTGAGCAGCGTGTGCACCCGCTGCTTCTGCAACCTGCTGCCCGGCAAGAGCGAGTCCAGCAAAACACCCACCCCCCTGGCCACGCCCAAGGTGGCCGTCAAGCCGCCCGCCAAGCCCCGGTCGCCCTCACTGGCGCCCTACACCAGCGTGGCCACCTACAAGATCACCAACCTCTCCCCGGACAGCCCTCCGCCCGCCAGCCCCACGCTCAGCACCGAAACGGTCAGCTGCAGCGATGTCAGACAAAAGGTCATCGACGTGCAGCGCCAGCCCTGCCAGGATGAGCCCAACGCGGAGCTGGTGACCAAGAGGATAGAGTACAcgaacaccaccaccaccacgacGACCAGGACGCTGATAGTGACCCGGCCGGTGGAGCTGCTCCTCAACGAGAAGGGCGAGATCATTGCGAAGAGGCCGGCGCGCACGACGCGCTCCAACTCCCTGGGCTGCATGCTGGACGTGGATACCTCGGAGGGTGTGGACAACCATGGCCTGCAACTGGAAACGGATCCCAGCTCGGGGTTCAGCTCCCCGCTGACACCCGATGCCGGTGATCTTCGCTTCATCGACGACAGCTCCAATTCGCAGAGCGAGTCCGAGCGTAACTCGATCTctcacaacaacaacaacaacaatgatgATGAGACCAACAACAAGAACAGGAATGGGAAGCGGAACAGTGGCCAGCAGTCGAATCTGTGCGAGAGCTGTCGCACGCTCCTGGAGAGAAACCGCAGCAATGCGGAGCAGAGTGGCAATGTGGTGATACTCCGGCGACCCGGAAAG CAAATCAAAGATGAATTGTGCGAGGTCGTCTCGGAAATGGAGGCACTCGATGTGCCCGAAGACTGCAAGCATTCCAACAAGGACAAGCAGATGTCCATTGGCCGGAAAAAGTTCAACATGGACCCGAAAAAAG GCATTGAGTATCTCGTGGAGAACAGACTGCTGCGTCACGATCCCCAGGATGTGGCGCATTTCCTCTACAAGGGCGAGGGCCTAAACAAAACGGCCATAG GCGATTACCTTGGCGAAAAGAACGACTTCAACGAGGATGTGCTCAAGGCCTTTGTGGCGCTCCACGATTTCACCAATCTCATTCTAGTGCAAGCCCTTAG ACAATTTCTTTGGTCGTTTCGGCTGCCCGGCGAGGCGCAAAAGATCGATCGCATGATGGAGTGCTTCGCCCAGCGCTATTGCCAACTTAATCCGGATATATTCACCAACACGGATACCTGCTATGTGCTTAGCTTCGCCATTATAATGCTCAATACTTCCCTGCACAATCCATCG GTTAAAGACAAACCCACCGTTGAACAATTCATCTCGATGAATCGTGGCATCAACAACGGCGGTGATTTGCCCCGGGGCCTACTGGAGTCCCTCTACGAGTCCATACGAACGGAGCCTTTCAAGATACCCCAGGATGATGGCAATGATCTGATGCACACCTTCTTCAATCCCGACAAGGAGGGCTGGCTGTGGAAGCAAGGCGGCAG ATACAAATCGTGGAAACGACGTTGGTTCATATTGAACGACAATTGCCTGTACTATTTCGAATACACCACCGATAAGGAGCCGCGTGGCATTATACCGCTGGAGAATATATCGGTGCGCGAGATTCATGATCGCAGCAAACCGCATTGCTTTGAACTTTTCGCAACTGGCGGTGCTGATATCATAAAGGCATGCAAAACCGACTCCGAGGGCAAG GTGGTCGAGGGCAAGCATACTGTGTACCGCATGTCCGCCGCCACGGAGGAGGATCAACAGGAGTGGATCAAGCGCCTGACGCAGTCCATCAGCCACAACCCGTTCTACGATATCCTAGtacaaagaaagaaaaaggCGCTCAGCAAGAGTTAG
- the LOC6497245 gene encoding cytohesin-1 isoform X3 produces MYKFLFRKIVNKTKPKQIKDELCEVVSEMEALDVPEDCKHSNKDKQMSIGRKKFNMDPKKGIEYLVENRLLRHDPQDVAHFLYKGEGLNKTAIGDYLGEKNDFNEDVLKAFVALHDFTNLILVQALRQFLWSFRLPGEAQKIDRMMECFAQRYCQLNPDIFTNTDTCYVLSFAIIMLNTSLHNPSVKDKPTVEQFISMNRGINNGGDLPRGLLESLYESIRTEPFKIPQDDGNDLMHTFFNPDKEGWLWKQGGRYKSWKRRWFILNDNCLYYFEYTTDKEPRGIIPLENISVREIHDRSKPHCFELFATGGADIIKACKTDSEGKVVEGKHTVYRMSAATEEDQQEWIKRLTQSISHNPFYDILVQRKKKALSKS; encoded by the exons CAAATCAAAGATGAATTGTGCGAGGTCGTCTCGGAAATGGAGGCACTCGATGTGCCCGAAGACTGCAAGCATTCCAACAAGGACAAGCAGATGTCCATTGGCCGGAAAAAGTTCAACATGGACCCGAAAAAAG GCATTGAGTATCTCGTGGAGAACAGACTGCTGCGTCACGATCCCCAGGATGTGGCGCATTTCCTCTACAAGGGCGAGGGCCTAAACAAAACGGCCATAG GCGATTACCTTGGCGAAAAGAACGACTTCAACGAGGATGTGCTCAAGGCCTTTGTGGCGCTCCACGATTTCACCAATCTCATTCTAGTGCAAGCCCTTAG ACAATTTCTTTGGTCGTTTCGGCTGCCCGGCGAGGCGCAAAAGATCGATCGCATGATGGAGTGCTTCGCCCAGCGCTATTGCCAACTTAATCCGGATATATTCACCAACACGGATACCTGCTATGTGCTTAGCTTCGCCATTATAATGCTCAATACTTCCCTGCACAATCCATCG GTTAAAGACAAACCCACCGTTGAACAATTCATCTCGATGAATCGTGGCATCAACAACGGCGGTGATTTGCCCCGGGGCCTACTGGAGTCCCTCTACGAGTCCATACGAACGGAGCCTTTCAAGATACCCCAGGATGATGGCAATGATCTGATGCACACCTTCTTCAATCCCGACAAGGAGGGCTGGCTGTGGAAGCAAGGCGGCAG ATACAAATCGTGGAAACGACGTTGGTTCATATTGAACGACAATTGCCTGTACTATTTCGAATACACCACCGATAAGGAGCCGCGTGGCATTATACCGCTGGAGAATATATCGGTGCGCGAGATTCATGATCGCAGCAAACCGCATTGCTTTGAACTTTTCGCAACTGGCGGTGCTGATATCATAAAGGCATGCAAAACCGACTCCGAGGGCAAG GTGGTCGAGGGCAAGCATACTGTGTACCGCATGTCCGCCGCCACGGAGGAGGATCAACAGGAGTGGATCAAGCGCCTGACGCAGTCCATCAGCCACAACCCGTTCTACGATATCCTAGtacaaagaaagaaaaaggCGCTCAGCAAGAGTTAG